Proteins found in one Brevibacillus brevis genomic segment:
- a CDS encoding PLD nuclease N-terminal domain-containing protein, whose product MPFDIQLLAPIIAIQLILAVIALIDLARREAYRVAGGKKWPWALGIIFINTLGPIVYFFVGRKD is encoded by the coding sequence ATGCCATTTGACATTCAGCTACTTGCACCTATCATTGCTATTCAATTGATCCTAGCAGTTATTGCATTAATTGACCTGGCTCGACGTGAAGCATACCGAGTTGCAGGTGGAAAAAAATGGCCGTGGGCTCTCGGCATTATCTTTATCAACACCTTGGGTCCAATCGTGTATTTCTTTGTAGGCAGAAAAGACTAG
- a CDS encoding heavy metal-binding domain-containing protein, which translates to MIVVTTENIPGYRVVEVKGTTFGLIVRARGIGGDIMAGLRSVVGGEIKEYTVLLEDARKQALDRMIKNATAMGANAVVMCRYDSGNMGNMGEVVAYGTAVVIEKV; encoded by the coding sequence ATGATCGTTGTAACAACAGAAAACATTCCAGGATATCGTGTCGTTGAAGTGAAAGGAACAACATTCGGCTTAATCGTTCGAGCACGCGGAATTGGGGGAGACATCATGGCAGGTCTTCGTTCAGTAGTTGGCGGAGAAATCAAGGAATACACGGTGCTCCTGGAGGACGCGCGCAAGCAAGCACTTGACCGCATGATAAAAAACGCAACTGCCATGGGAGCTAACGCTGTGGTCATGTGTCGTTACGACTCTGGAAATATGGGAAATATGGGGGAAGTTGTCGCATACGGTACAGCAGTTGTCATTGAAAAGGTGTAA
- a CDS encoding ABC transporter permease, whose translation MTSHPMIRKEFNELVKTYKILIIPIVFIALMITQPITMKMLPDILANSTGLPEGAVIKIPTPSAPEVLSTAISKFSSLGTFVLILIVMGSIAGEKASGVASMVFVKPISRAKYYLAKAITYYTLTMASMLIGMGITAYYTEILFGKLDWTHVWIGTLMYIPNLFLVVTTTLCASSFFNNAVGAGGASLVFNILIFTVPQFLGKFLDMVSPGGLSNAAMMVIQENSTLAQAFITGLPGLAGVFTLNIVFFFMGWYFLERSEI comes from the coding sequence ATGACTTCCCACCCAATGATCAGAAAAGAATTTAATGAATTGGTCAAAACCTACAAGATACTCATTATTCCGATTGTGTTTATTGCTTTAATGATTACACAACCGATTACGATGAAAATGCTCCCGGATATTTTGGCCAATTCCACTGGACTGCCGGAAGGGGCAGTCATCAAAATTCCAACCCCGTCGGCTCCTGAAGTACTTTCGACAGCGATTAGCAAATTTAGCTCACTCGGCACGTTTGTGCTAATCCTTATCGTCATGGGGTCCATTGCCGGAGAAAAAGCCTCTGGAGTAGCATCCATGGTATTCGTCAAGCCCATCAGTCGGGCGAAATACTATCTCGCCAAAGCCATTACCTACTACACGTTAACAATGGCAAGCATGCTAATCGGGATGGGGATAACTGCCTACTATACAGAGATCCTTTTCGGAAAACTTGATTGGACCCACGTATGGATCGGTACGTTGATGTACATACCGAATCTATTCCTTGTCGTCACAACAACGCTGTGCGCCTCCAGCTTTTTTAACAATGCTGTTGGTGCCGGTGGGGCCTCACTTGTATTCAATATCCTGATTTTCACGGTTCCACAATTTCTCGGTAAATTTTTGGATATGGTGTCTCCAGGCGGATTGTCAAATGCGGCAATGATGGTGATTCAAGAAAACTCAACGCTGGCGCAAGCATTCATCACAGGTTTACCGGGCCTCGCAGGTGTCTTCACACTCAACATCGTGTTTTTCTTTATGGGCTGGTACTTTTTGGAGCGATCAGAAATCTAA
- a CDS encoding MBOAT family O-acyltransferase encodes MVFSSLIFLFQFLPAVLLVYYGSPKNLRNAVLFAASLIFYAWGEPIYIIIMIFTTVFDYINGLVIDKYSHRKPIARAVLFGSICGSLAILGFFKYAGFVVSNVNDLFGLHIQVADLPLPVGISFYTFQTMSYVVDVYMGKVPAQRNFVAFGTYVTMFPQLVAGPIVTYGDIAEQLVSRKVTLERFGEGAEWFIRGLAKKVLLANNIGLLWTNVKSTPMEDLTVLSAWLGILAFTFQIYFDFSGYSDMARGLGKMFGFEFPENFKYPYISRSVTEFWRRWHISLGSWFREYVYIPLGGNRMGLGKQFRNLLIVWFLTGLWHGASWNFIVWGLYFGCFVALEKLFLLTWLKRWPNWAGHLYTLLIIVVGWVLFEFEQLPSAWMFIRTMFGFGSHEWVDRQALYDLTTYGGLLVLLALCATPLPRKGLEQMKARWNSVGMIAALTFSIISLVLSSAYLVFEDYNPFLYFRF; translated from the coding sequence TTGGTATTCAGCAGTCTGATTTTCCTGTTTCAATTTTTGCCCGCCGTACTGCTCGTTTATTATGGGTCGCCTAAAAATTTAAGAAATGCTGTTCTGTTCGCAGCGAGCCTCATCTTTTATGCATGGGGTGAACCGATATATATCATCATCATGATTTTTACAACCGTATTTGATTATATCAACGGGCTTGTGATCGACAAGTACAGTCACCGCAAGCCGATCGCCAGAGCAGTGTTGTTCGGCTCCATCTGCGGCAGTTTGGCGATTCTCGGTTTCTTTAAATATGCCGGGTTTGTCGTTTCGAATGTGAATGATCTATTCGGTTTGCATATACAGGTGGCTGATCTGCCACTACCCGTCGGTATTTCTTTTTATACGTTCCAAACGATGTCCTATGTAGTGGATGTATACATGGGAAAAGTGCCAGCACAACGAAATTTTGTCGCTTTCGGCACGTACGTCACGATGTTTCCCCAACTGGTCGCAGGTCCTATCGTTACATATGGAGATATCGCGGAGCAACTGGTCTCTCGTAAAGTGACGTTGGAGCGGTTCGGAGAAGGAGCGGAATGGTTCATCCGGGGATTGGCCAAAAAAGTGCTACTCGCCAACAATATCGGACTCTTATGGACCAATGTGAAGTCGACGCCGATGGAAGACTTGACTGTCCTGTCCGCGTGGCTCGGCATCCTGGCGTTTACGTTTCAAATTTACTTCGACTTCAGCGGGTATTCGGATATGGCGCGCGGACTCGGCAAAATGTTCGGTTTCGAATTTCCAGAAAACTTCAAGTATCCCTATATTTCACGAAGCGTTACAGAATTTTGGCGCAGATGGCATATTTCCCTCGGTTCCTGGTTCCGGGAGTATGTCTATATTCCGCTCGGCGGTAATCGGATGGGCTTGGGCAAGCAGTTCCGTAACCTCTTGATCGTATGGTTCTTAACTGGTCTGTGGCATGGGGCTAGCTGGAACTTTATCGTCTGGGGCTTGTATTTCGGCTGTTTCGTTGCGCTTGAGAAGCTGTTTTTACTGACATGGCTGAAGCGTTGGCCAAACTGGGCGGGACATCTCTATACGTTGCTGATTATCGTTGTCGGGTGGGTCCTTTTTGAATTCGAACAGTTACCTTCCGCGTGGATGTTCATCCGTACGATGTTTGGTTTCGGGTCGCACGAATGGGTGGATCGTCAGGCGCTCTACGACTTGACGACGTATGGGGGATTGCTCGTTCTGTTGGCCTTATGCGCGACACCGCTGCCCCGGAAAGGATTGGAGCAAATGAAAGCCCGATGGAATTCAGTTGGCATGATCGCTGCTTTGACATTTTCTATCATCAGTTTGGTTTTGTCGTCTGCTTATTTGGTCTTTGAGGATTACAATCCATTCTTATATTTTCGGTTTTGA
- a CDS encoding response regulator transcription factor, with protein MTKTILIVEDQQVLREIMKEYLMDEGYEVLEAGDGTQALTLFQEHEVHLIILDVMLPELDGWSVCRRIRKVSNVPILMLTARSDEDDTLLGFELGADDYVVKPCSPPILLARSKRLLENRQMQEPGDMLSGGGITIHLPSRTVSIEGKNYSLTHTEFEILAYLMKNKGIILSREQLITKIWGYDFVGEDRTLSSHVRNLRSKLGEQAKHIVTVVRSGYKFEDRP; from the coding sequence ATGACGAAAACGATACTGATTGTAGAAGACCAGCAGGTTTTGCGAGAGATTATGAAGGAATACTTGATGGACGAAGGATACGAAGTGTTGGAAGCGGGCGATGGAACTCAAGCGCTGACGTTATTTCAGGAGCATGAAGTACATTTGATCATTCTGGACGTTATGCTGCCGGAATTGGACGGGTGGTCAGTATGCAGACGCATTCGCAAAGTTTCCAACGTCCCCATTCTGATGTTAACAGCTCGTTCGGATGAGGATGACACGTTGCTTGGATTTGAGCTCGGGGCAGACGATTATGTGGTGAAACCGTGCAGTCCACCCATTCTGCTGGCACGCTCCAAACGGTTGCTGGAAAACCGGCAAATGCAAGAACCTGGGGATATGTTGTCCGGCGGCGGGATTACGATTCACTTGCCGTCCCGAACGGTTTCGATTGAGGGAAAGAACTACAGCCTAACGCACACGGAATTCGAAATTTTAGCCTACTTGATGAAAAACAAGGGCATCATCCTCAGCAGAGAACAGCTCATTACAAAAATCTGGGGTTACGACTTTGTCGGCGAGGATCGCACACTCAGCAGCCATGTTCGGAATTTGCGTTCCAAGCTGGGAGAGCAGGCGAAGCATATTGTCACTGTTGTTCGTTCCGGTTATAAATTCGAGGACCGGCCATGA
- a CDS encoding DHHW family protein, whose amino-acid sequence MNSSDKQTRAVTGLMFLLFILIVAVLNILTPDQAFSESENRVLEKRPPFSLRSLLAGKFTSDYETYITDQFAFRDVWIGLKTDADRVMGKKDSNGVYLGKDGYLIQHFSSPLDTEVNDRVQAIQSIHQTTPDLRKYIMLVPTAAALLRDKLPDYAPMGDEHAALNRVRQLLPPDIRFVDIYPALYAGREDNIFYKTDHHWTSKGAYDAYRVLCKQMGFVPKDEAAFNILQVTDAFYGSLYSKSGFRHLQPDLIDLYLPKEASKKKVEYVDEGRTEDSLYQMDNLSKKDKYAVFLNGNHALVRITTDHPDGKKLLIVKDSYANSLIPFLAEHFAEIDVVDLRYYEESVGKLIQDRQFHDMLFLYNVQTFFEDTSILNIME is encoded by the coding sequence TTGAACAGCTCTGACAAACAAACACGAGCCGTGACGGGCTTGATGTTCTTGCTGTTTATCCTCATAGTGGCTGTTTTGAACATACTGACCCCTGATCAGGCATTCTCGGAATCGGAAAACAGGGTGCTCGAAAAGAGGCCGCCATTTTCGCTGCGATCACTGCTGGCGGGGAAGTTCACTTCTGATTACGAGACCTATATCACCGATCAATTTGCTTTCCGGGACGTTTGGATCGGGCTAAAAACGGATGCAGATCGTGTTATGGGCAAAAAGGACAGCAATGGTGTTTATCTGGGCAAGGATGGGTACCTGATTCAACATTTCTCATCGCCACTAGACACCGAGGTGAATGACAGAGTTCAGGCCATCCAGTCGATTCACCAGACAACGCCCGACCTTCGTAAGTACATCATGCTGGTACCGACCGCCGCGGCTTTGCTTCGGGATAAACTCCCCGACTACGCACCAATGGGTGACGAACATGCTGCGCTGAATCGAGTACGGCAATTGCTTCCACCTGATATTCGCTTCGTTGATATCTATCCCGCGCTGTATGCCGGACGTGAAGATAACATTTTTTATAAAACGGATCATCATTGGACGAGCAAAGGCGCTTATGATGCTTACCGGGTGTTGTGCAAACAGATGGGGTTTGTTCCGAAAGACGAAGCTGCGTTCAACATTCTGCAGGTGACGGATGCATTCTACGGATCGCTCTATTCGAAAAGCGGCTTTCGTCATCTGCAGCCTGATCTCATCGATCTTTATCTGCCGAAAGAGGCAAGCAAAAAGAAGGTGGAGTACGTGGACGAAGGCCGTACTGAGGATTCCTTGTACCAGATGGACAACCTGTCCAAAAAGGATAAGTATGCCGTATTCCTGAACGGCAATCATGCATTGGTCCGAATTACAACCGACCATCCTGACGGGAAAAAGCTGCTGATCGTGAAAGATTCGTACGCCAATAGCCTGATACCTTTTTTGGCCGAACACTTCGCAGAGATTGATGTCGTTGACCTTCGATATTATGAGGAATCCGTAGGAAAGCTCATACAAGATCGGCAGTTTCATGACATGCTATTCCTTTACAACGTCCAAACGTTTTTTGAAGACACCTCTATTCTGAACATCATGGAGTGA
- a CDS encoding ABC transporter ATP-binding protein: MRVIECEGLTKEYKDHKALKNVTFSVDGIGCVGFLGGNGAGKTTTIRILTGLAAPTGGKVRVVGYDVVTDRNKVTSEVGYCPQIPAFYNYMTATEWMHWVGRLYGLDKRTIAQRTDELLELCGINEARNRPISGYSGGMKQRLGIAQALIHNPKLLVLDEPVSALDPMGRYDVLLLIEKLKQHMTVFMSTHILDDIERIADHIVIIKDGTVVLSSSLDQLRANHVEPLIEFKLDQQDIDLTDVLNGLTWIREWSQEGGIYKVLINDMEKAKALLPHILLETGGTLAYYRLSASTLEDIFLKVVNN; the protein is encoded by the coding sequence TTGCGAGTTATTGAATGTGAAGGCCTCACAAAGGAATACAAAGACCATAAAGCGTTAAAGAACGTAACCTTTTCCGTCGATGGCATCGGTTGTGTCGGTTTTCTTGGGGGGAATGGTGCCGGGAAAACGACGACCATCCGCATCCTTACCGGGTTGGCTGCACCGACCGGAGGAAAAGTGAGAGTAGTAGGCTACGACGTCGTGACCGACCGTAATAAAGTCACAAGTGAAGTCGGATATTGTCCACAAATCCCAGCCTTTTATAACTACATGACTGCGACAGAGTGGATGCATTGGGTGGGCAGACTTTATGGATTGGACAAGCGCACAATTGCGCAGCGGACTGATGAACTCTTGGAGTTATGCGGAATCAATGAGGCGAGGAACCGCCCAATAAGCGGTTACAGCGGAGGGATGAAACAGCGTCTGGGTATTGCTCAGGCGCTCATCCACAACCCCAAGCTACTCGTTTTGGACGAGCCCGTTTCCGCGCTCGACCCCATGGGTAGATATGACGTCTTATTGCTAATTGAAAAGTTGAAGCAACATATGACTGTCTTCATGTCGACTCACATTTTGGATGACATCGAAAGAATCGCCGACCACATCGTCATCATCAAGGACGGTACGGTGGTGCTGTCGTCGAGTTTGGATCAGCTGCGAGCAAACCATGTGGAGCCATTGATTGAGTTCAAGCTTGATCAACAGGACATCGATTTAACTGATGTATTGAATGGGCTAACCTGGATCAGGGAATGGAGCCAAGAAGGCGGTATTTACAAAGTTCTTATCAATGACATGGAAAAAGCCAAGGCACTCCTGCCGCACATTCTTTTGGAAACTGGCGGGACACTGGCATATTATCGCTTGTCCGCATCGACCCTCGAAGATATTTTCCTAAAGGTTGTGAATAACTGA
- a CDS encoding sensor histidine kinase produces the protein MRTSIVRKLFLLTTGLCLSVIASIFIGQTVFFEQYYVHQKVEKVKEALQSYRQNELTHDGASQDEVRKEQEFYQKTNAWFARLDDRGQLKYTDDFQMEVRLDNSDAAPALSRKSIVVPLYTVMDVEDVSSDNPFLDTYVKAGQQIAMEGIMFDNQWFAQRIGRSVSNLREEDQLENQQLVKKEYEVVPRFKSGTEYHERYPSVLFRGTITQVRTPQGADVSRYMNRLFLERVKAFQADLLYGDVVEQTSTITDYQENNIDYKIFVERVTDQTGKPAYLFAMTSLQPVNEAAGVMRSYYGYIIAGTLLLILLASFYYSRRIAAPLLRMDDMTQKMAKLDFSEKIPIKTEDEIGSLSRNINRLSDMLHAHIVRLEQDIEKEKRLEQTRKEFIAGVSHELKTPLSIMESCLYILKDKADSPKRDYYFAAMEDEVKKMNMLVADMLELAKYESGTYRMQMDSFRIDGLLEQICVRLIPDLASKQLQLHHRLIPVEVIANQHRIEQVIVNFLTNAIRYTPEKEEIVISTVEGEDTVKICIENKGVQIPSEQLEKIWDRFYRVEHSRNRLTGGTGLGLAISKQILELHGALYGAMNTKEGVLFYFELKKTKV, from the coding sequence ATGAGAACGAGCATTGTACGCAAGCTGTTTCTGCTCACGACCGGATTATGCCTGTCTGTGATCGCGAGCATTTTTATCGGACAAACCGTATTTTTCGAGCAGTATTATGTTCATCAAAAGGTAGAAAAGGTGAAAGAAGCCCTTCAATCCTATCGGCAAAACGAGTTGACTCATGACGGGGCTTCCCAGGATGAGGTCAGGAAGGAACAGGAGTTTTATCAAAAGACGAATGCCTGGTTTGCTCGATTGGATGACAGAGGCCAGTTGAAATACACGGACGATTTCCAGATGGAGGTCCGTTTGGATAACTCGGACGCCGCTCCAGCTCTCTCTCGCAAGTCGATTGTCGTTCCGTTGTACACGGTCATGGATGTGGAGGATGTAAGCTCCGATAACCCCTTCTTAGATACTTATGTGAAAGCGGGACAACAGATTGCCATGGAAGGGATCATGTTCGATAATCAATGGTTTGCGCAACGGATCGGGAGGAGTGTCTCCAATCTCAGAGAGGAAGATCAACTGGAGAATCAGCAACTCGTCAAAAAAGAGTATGAGGTCGTCCCGAGATTCAAGAGTGGCACCGAATACCATGAGCGTTATCCCAGCGTTTTGTTTCGTGGAACCATCACGCAGGTCCGAACACCGCAAGGCGCGGATGTATCCCGCTATATGAACCGCTTATTTCTTGAACGGGTGAAAGCTTTTCAAGCGGATCTTCTATACGGAGATGTTGTGGAGCAAACAAGCACCATAACGGACTACCAAGAGAACAATATCGATTACAAAATATTCGTTGAGCGCGTGACCGATCAAACAGGGAAACCCGCCTATCTGTTTGCCATGACATCACTGCAGCCCGTAAACGAAGCTGCAGGGGTGATGAGAAGTTATTATGGCTACATCATTGCAGGTACCTTGCTGCTCATTCTGCTCGCCTCCTTCTATTATTCCCGCAGAATAGCAGCTCCTTTGCTCCGAATGGACGACATGACGCAAAAAATGGCCAAGCTGGACTTCTCTGAAAAAATTCCGATCAAAACGGAGGATGAGATCGGCAGCTTGTCACGGAATATTAATCGGCTTTCGGATATGCTGCATGCCCATATTGTCCGTCTGGAGCAGGATATTGAGAAAGAAAAGCGGCTGGAGCAAACGCGCAAGGAATTTATAGCTGGCGTGTCGCATGAGCTGAAAACTCCGCTCAGCATTATGGAAAGCTGCCTGTACATTTTGAAGGATAAGGCAGATAGCCCGAAGCGAGATTACTATTTTGCTGCGATGGAAGATGAAGTGAAGAAGATGAACATGCTGGTTGCGGATATGCTGGAATTGGCAAAATATGAATCCGGTACGTATAGAATGCAGATGGATTCGTTCCGGATTGATGGGCTACTCGAGCAAATCTGCGTAAGGTTGATACCGGACCTCGCCAGCAAGCAGTTACAATTGCACCACCGTTTAATCCCAGTCGAGGTTATCGCCAATCAGCATCGAATCGAGCAGGTGATCGTGAATTTCCTGACAAACGCCATTCGCTACACACCGGAAAAAGAGGAAATTGTCATCTCGACGGTTGAAGGGGAGGATACTGTCAAGATTTGCATCGAAAACAAAGGCGTCCAGATTCCGAGCGAGCAGTTGGAGAAGATATGGGATCGTTTCTACCGAGTCGAGCATTCCCGCAACCGTTTGACGGGAGGAACCGGATTGGGCCTGGCGATCTCCAAACAGATACTAGAACTTCATGGGGCGCTCTATGGGGCAATGAACACGAAGGAAGGCGTCTTGTTCTATTTTGAATTGAAGAAAACGAAAGTGTAG
- a CDS encoding CPBP family intramembrane glutamic endopeptidase, translating to MEHFWLIWLVSVLCALCTIPIQSNTIRQHVQLQAAIYSTNKVPPISVMVAIMIMQSCVFLALATAIGLWLMPSTGLRLWILDYWVSRAELPFSIWSFWTISIGSGIAVGLLVKWADRSFFQQHMTTLMGKEPISSRFFGFLSSFYGGVCEEVLMRLGVMTVVVFLVQKMGWLGISYWLGILVAAIVFAVSHLPSNYLTYGKGNVVTVWTLLLNGIMGILFGFLYWRYGLEAAIISHFSADIVLHVIFKNKSRK from the coding sequence ATGGAACATTTTTGGCTAATCTGGTTGGTTAGTGTACTGTGCGCTCTATGCACGATACCTATTCAATCCAACACGATTCGCCAACATGTACAGTTGCAAGCCGCCATCTATTCTACTAACAAAGTCCCGCCTATTTCCGTCATGGTTGCGATTATGATCATGCAGAGTTGTGTCTTTCTGGCTTTGGCGACTGCGATAGGCTTGTGGCTCATGCCTTCTACTGGTCTTCGACTCTGGATTCTCGATTACTGGGTGTCCAGAGCGGAGCTGCCTTTTTCCATCTGGTCGTTTTGGACCATATCGATTGGTTCAGGTATCGCGGTAGGCCTTTTGGTAAAATGGGCAGATCGTTCTTTCTTTCAACAACACATGACCACATTAATGGGTAAAGAACCGATTTCATCACGGTTCTTCGGCTTTCTCTCGTCTTTTTACGGAGGGGTCTGCGAAGAAGTGCTCATGCGTCTAGGGGTTATGACTGTTGTCGTATTTTTGGTACAGAAGATGGGGTGGCTGGGAATTTCCTATTGGCTGGGCATCCTTGTTGCCGCCATTGTTTTCGCGGTATCCCATCTCCCATCCAATTACTTGACGTACGGAAAAGGTAACGTGGTCACTGTATGGACGTTGTTGCTAAACGGTATCATGGGCATCTTGTTTGGCTTCCTATATTGGCGCTACGGTTTAGAAGCTGCGATCATTAGTCATTTTAGCGCTGACATCGTGCTGCATGTGATCTTTAAAAATAAAAGCAGAAAGTAG
- a CDS encoding DUF4358 domain-containing protein, with translation MKRFLSVLLMVAIGMGMLAGCSSDGGTSEELSAAKVGERMQQTVSFQDMKQGDLEKLQKLYHIDAEKVEDFILFTASSNVKAEELAIIKVKDASDTENVTEKIQQRIEAQTIKLKDYRPEEYFLIEKHVLKTKGPFVLFAVSKEVDQIESVFDEAMK, from the coding sequence ATGAAGCGATTTTTGTCTGTACTGCTTATGGTTGCTATCGGAATGGGAATGTTGGCCGGATGCTCCAGTGACGGCGGGACTTCTGAAGAACTATCGGCTGCAAAAGTGGGAGAAAGAATGCAACAAACTGTAAGTTTTCAGGATATGAAGCAAGGGGATCTGGAGAAACTTCAAAAGCTGTATCACATCGACGCAGAAAAAGTGGAGGATTTTATCCTCTTTACGGCCTCATCCAATGTGAAAGCAGAGGAACTGGCTATCATTAAAGTCAAAGATGCGAGCGACACCGAAAATGTAACAGAGAAAATCCAGCAACGGATCGAGGCCCAAACAATCAAATTAAAAGACTATCGCCCAGAGGAGTATTTTCTCATCGAAAAGCATGTTTTGAAGACGAAAGGGCCGTTTGTTTTATTCGCGGTGTCAAAAGAGGTGGATCAAATAGAATCTGTGTTTGACGAAGCGATGAAGTAA
- a CDS encoding winged helix-turn-helix domain-containing protein, translating into MIQLTNRQARQFLLMKHGLLGEYQFTGKQGVMDFVRQVGCIQYDPIDVCGKNAELVLQSRIKGFTKNMLDELLYQDRLLIDYPDKNLAIIPIEDWPYFERYRQAARQHAKRYPQMEVLTAQVRTHIQNHGTISSDELKLDGDFTWQSAIHWSSGNNTSRSVLEQMYSTGELIIHHKKGTRKYYDMAGKYIPPNLLNSPEPLEDELEHHKWRVLRRIGAVGLLWNRASDAWLNIWGLKAEQRNEVFRQLLHEDRIVAVAVEQMKDMLYCRTEDLPLIETVLQNPAPKLRCELIAPLDNLIWDRKLINKLFGFDYTWEIYTPANKRKFGYYVLPLLYGESFIGRAEVIVERRAKTLVVKNIWYENDIKPTKQLRTALNICFQNFALFNGCETISIENRA; encoded by the coding sequence ATGATCCAATTGACGAACCGCCAAGCACGGCAATTTCTGTTAATGAAGCACGGGCTGTTGGGCGAATATCAATTTACCGGAAAGCAAGGCGTAATGGATTTTGTGCGGCAGGTCGGTTGTATTCAATATGATCCCATCGATGTTTGCGGAAAAAACGCCGAACTGGTTCTGCAGTCGCGAATCAAAGGATTTACCAAGAATATGCTCGACGAGTTGCTGTATCAAGATAGACTCCTGATCGATTATCCTGACAAGAATCTGGCTATTATTCCGATCGAGGACTGGCCGTATTTTGAGCGATACAGGCAAGCCGCCCGACAACATGCCAAGCGCTATCCCCAAATGGAGGTTTTGACAGCGCAAGTACGGACTCATATTCAAAATCACGGTACGATAAGTTCGGATGAACTGAAATTGGATGGAGATTTCACTTGGCAATCGGCGATCCACTGGAGCAGCGGAAACAATACATCGCGATCGGTGCTAGAGCAGATGTACTCGACAGGTGAGTTGATTATCCATCATAAAAAAGGAACGCGTAAATATTACGATATGGCTGGGAAGTACATACCGCCAAACCTGCTGAATTCGCCGGAGCCACTGGAGGACGAGCTTGAGCATCACAAGTGGCGGGTACTGCGTCGAATCGGTGCTGTTGGCCTTTTATGGAACCGCGCATCCGATGCCTGGCTGAATATATGGGGATTGAAAGCGGAGCAGCGCAACGAGGTTTTCCGCCAACTGTTACACGAAGATCGCATTGTTGCTGTTGCCGTAGAACAAATGAAGGATATGCTATACTGTCGCACGGAGGATTTGCCGCTTATTGAAACTGTCCTGCAAAATCCGGCACCGAAATTACGCTGCGAGCTGATTGCTCCGCTGGACAATTTGATATGGGACAGAAAGCTGATCAACAAATTGTTTGGCTTCGATTATACTTGGGAGATTTACACGCCTGCAAACAAACGGAAATTCGGCTATTATGTGCTGCCTCTATTGTATGGAGAGAGCTTCATCGGACGAGCCGAGGTAATCGTGGAACGAAGAGCCAAGACGCTTGTTGTTAAAAACATCTGGTACGAGAACGACATAAAGCCAACAAAGCAATTGCGAACAGCTTTGAACATTTGTTTTCAAAATTTTGCATTATTCAACGGATGCGAGACGATTTCGATAGAGAACAGAGCCTGA
- a CDS encoding GDSL-type esterase/lipase family protein has product MKVQRKMMSITLFAMVALSVAACGSNGQPPAPEMTRQVEDISTAKQTSYASLYQKSVFLGDSITEGLSYHDVLKEENVLAGAGKTAEFALEDVDELVKRKPEHIFIQLGSDDILWPTDHPKEYSLSYYAQLIGRIKERLPEASITILSVTPVTEKAEKAEPRYQNIDDYNKGLKELASKVQVGYIDVSSIVDDLPEMYDADGIHFKAEFYPILLDYIKDELGRKKSAK; this is encoded by the coding sequence ATGAAAGTGCAAAGGAAAATGATGAGTATTACACTGTTCGCCATGGTCGCCTTATCGGTTGCGGCGTGTGGCAGCAATGGACAACCACCCGCTCCCGAGATGACCAGGCAGGTCGAGGACATCTCCACTGCGAAGCAAACCTCATATGCATCACTGTATCAGAAAAGCGTTTTTCTAGGAGATTCGATTACGGAGGGATTGTCTTACCATGATGTGCTGAAAGAGGAGAACGTGCTGGCCGGTGCGGGGAAAACGGCTGAATTCGCGCTGGAAGATGTGGACGAATTGGTCAAGCGAAAGCCCGAGCATATTTTTATCCAGCTGGGTTCGGACGACATTTTATGGCCGACCGACCATCCCAAGGAATATTCGTTGTCGTACTACGCCCAATTGATCGGTCGCATCAAAGAAAGGCTTCCTGAGGCGTCCATCACGATATTATCCGTTACCCCTGTTACCGAAAAGGCAGAAAAAGCGGAGCCCCGCTATCAAAATATCGACGACTACAATAAGGGACTGAAGGAGCTGGCAAGCAAGGTACAAGTCGGATACATCGATGTGTCATCAATTGTGGACGATCTTCCTGAGATGTACGATGCGGACGGCATTCATTTCAAAGCCGAGTTCTATCCGATCCTGCTCGATTACATAAAAGATGAACTGGGTCGTAAGAAGAGCGCAAAATAA